A portion of the Cyanobium sp. PCC 7001 genome contains these proteins:
- the eno gene encoding phosphopyruvate hydratase has translation MIDTLDYSIETVVAREVLDSRGTPTVEAEVYLENGASGRAIVPSGASTGAHEAHELRDGGNRYMGKGVLQAVANIEEKITPAICGISALEQVAVDSAMLDLDGSDNKSALGANAILAVSLATARAAANAVGLPLYRYLGGPMACLLPVPLMNVINGGAHAANSLDFQEFMLVPHGAGSFREALRMGTEVFHTLKGLLKDKGLSTAVGDEGGFAPDLGNGAAGELLVQAIEQAGYRPGDQISLALDVASTEFYRDGRYAFDGGSYTSAEMVDQLDQLVNRFPIVSIEDGVAEDDWEGWALLTEKLGSTVQLVGDDLFVTNTQRLQRGIDLGVANSILIKVNQIGTLTETLQAIDLAGRAGYTSVISHRSGETEDTTIADLAVATRAGQIKTGSLSRSERVAKYNQLLRIEDDLGSQAIYAGAEDRGPRGKA, from the coding sequence GTGATCGACACCCTCGACTACTCGATCGAAACCGTGGTGGCGCGGGAGGTTCTCGATTCGCGCGGCACACCCACCGTGGAAGCCGAGGTGTATCTGGAGAACGGTGCCAGCGGTCGGGCCATCGTGCCGAGCGGAGCCAGCACCGGCGCCCATGAGGCCCACGAACTGCGCGATGGCGGCAACCGCTACATGGGCAAGGGCGTGCTGCAGGCAGTGGCGAACATCGAGGAGAAGATCACCCCGGCCATCTGCGGCATCAGTGCCCTCGAGCAGGTAGCCGTGGACAGCGCCATGCTCGACCTGGACGGCTCCGACAACAAGAGCGCCCTCGGGGCCAACGCGATCCTGGCGGTGAGCCTGGCCACAGCCCGGGCGGCGGCCAACGCCGTCGGTCTGCCCCTGTACCGCTACCTGGGCGGCCCCATGGCCTGCCTGCTGCCGGTGCCGCTGATGAACGTGATCAACGGCGGGGCCCATGCCGCCAACAGCCTGGACTTCCAGGAGTTCATGCTGGTGCCCCACGGCGCCGGCAGCTTCCGGGAGGCCCTGCGCATGGGCACCGAGGTGTTCCACACCCTCAAGGGTCTGCTGAAGGACAAGGGACTGAGCACGGCCGTGGGTGACGAGGGCGGCTTCGCCCCCGACCTGGGCAACGGGGCCGCCGGGGAGCTGCTGGTGCAGGCGATCGAGCAGGCGGGCTACCGGCCCGGCGATCAGATCTCGCTCGCTCTCGATGTGGCCAGCACCGAGTTCTACCGCGACGGCCGCTACGCCTTCGACGGCGGCAGCTACACCAGTGCCGAGATGGTGGACCAGCTCGACCAGCTGGTGAACCGCTTCCCGATCGTGTCGATCGAGGATGGGGTGGCCGAGGACGACTGGGAGGGCTGGGCCCTGCTCACCGAGAAGCTGGGGAGCACGGTGCAGCTGGTGGGGGACGACCTGTTCGTGACCAACACCCAGCGGCTGCAGCGGGGCATCGATCTGGGTGTGGCGAATTCGATCCTGATCAAGGTGAACCAGATCGGCACCCTCACCGAGACCCTCCAGGCGATCGACCTGGCCGGCCGGGCCGGCTACACCAGCGTGATCAGCCACCGCAGCGGCGAGACGGAGGACACCACCATCGCCGATCTGGCCGTGGCGACCAGGGCCGGCCAGATCAAGACGGGCTCCCTGAGCCGCAGCGAGCGGGTGGCGAAGTACAACCAGCTGCTGCGCATCGAGGACGACCTCGGCAGCCAGGCCATCTATGCCGGCGCCGAGGACCGGGGTCCCCGCGGCAAGGCCTGA
- the coaE gene encoding dephospho-CoA kinase (Dephospho-CoA kinase (CoaE) performs the final step in coenzyme A biosynthesis.), which yields MDPADAEANAVCRRLAGELFPWDLTRALELALLKTFCLPSISSLLERTGEFTSRPRKRYDDTGLMVAELLRWGPGSAAGQAVIDRMNRIHGAYAIGQRDFLYVLSTFVAEPIRWLRRYGWRPLSAHEQTCLYRFWRQVGEHMGLQDIPGSLEALLTFNRQVEREAFRPAASNARVAEATLGMLLADWPEPLRPALRSVLLALVSAEVGGSLGWSASPGWLQRLVLQALRLRSRLAQRWPRRPGATRFYSERPTPGYGESFRLEQLGPPALLPRLNRPRWQGHQRRIGLTGGIASGKSTAGRWLADQAGLPLLDADHYAREALAPGSAGEAEVLQRYGAAVRPAEGTAQGIDRAELGRLVFHDPAERAWLEQLVHPQVRRRFEAELQRLAGEPAVVLMIPLLFEAGLEGLCSEVWLIDCDERQQLQRLMQRNQLDEAEARARISAQWPLQRKRPLADVVLDNRSGVEALEAGLAAALAKGTDGDRIGTPT from the coding sequence ATGGACCCGGCCGATGCCGAGGCGAATGCCGTGTGCCGCCGGCTGGCGGGTGAGCTCTTTCCCTGGGATCTCACCCGAGCCCTGGAGCTGGCCCTGCTGAAGACGTTCTGCCTGCCGTCGATCTCGAGCCTGCTGGAACGGACCGGCGAATTCACCAGCCGGCCCCGCAAGCGCTACGACGACACCGGCCTGATGGTGGCCGAGCTGCTGCGCTGGGGGCCCGGCAGCGCCGCAGGACAGGCGGTGATCGACCGCATGAACCGCATCCACGGCGCCTACGCGATCGGCCAGCGCGATTTCCTCTACGTGCTCTCCACCTTCGTGGCCGAGCCGATCCGCTGGCTGCGGCGCTACGGCTGGCGGCCGCTGAGTGCCCACGAGCAGACCTGCCTGTACCGCTTCTGGCGCCAGGTGGGGGAGCACATGGGCCTCCAGGACATTCCCGGCAGCCTGGAGGCGCTGCTGACCTTCAATCGCCAGGTGGAGCGCGAGGCGTTCCGCCCCGCTGCCAGCAACGCCCGCGTGGCCGAGGCCACCCTGGGGATGCTGCTGGCCGACTGGCCCGAGCCGCTGCGGCCCGCCCTGCGAAGCGTGCTGCTGGCGCTGGTCAGCGCCGAGGTGGGCGGCAGCCTCGGCTGGAGCGCCAGCCCCGGCTGGCTGCAGCGGCTGGTGCTGCAGGCCCTGCGGCTGCGCAGCCGGCTGGCACAGCGCTGGCCCCGGCGCCCCGGCGCCACCCGCTTCTATTCCGAACGCCCCACCCCGGGCTACGGCGAGAGCTTCCGCCTGGAGCAGCTGGGCCCGCCGGCGCTGCTGCCGCGCCTGAACCGGCCCCGCTGGCAGGGCCACCAGCGGCGCATCGGCCTCACGGGCGGCATCGCCAGCGGCAAGAGCACCGCCGGCCGCTGGCTGGCTGATCAGGCCGGCCTGCCGCTGCTCGACGCCGATCACTACGCCCGCGAGGCCCTGGCGCCCGGCTCGGCCGGGGAGGCCGAGGTGCTGCAGCGCTACGGGGCCGCGGTGAGACCGGCGGAGGGAACGGCCCAGGGCATCGATCGAGCGGAGCTGGGCCGCCTGGTGTTCCACGATCCAGCCGAGCGGGCCTGGCTGGAGCAGCTGGTGCATCCGCAGGTGCGCCGTCGCTTCGAGGCCGAACTGCAGCGGCTGGCAGGTGAACCGGCGGTGGTGCTGATGATCCCGCTGCTGTTCGAGGCCGGCCTGGAGGGCCTCTGCAGCGAGGTGTGGCTGATCGACTGCGACGAACGTCAGCAGTTGCAGCGGCTGATGCAGCGCAACCAGCTCGACGAGGCCGAGGCCCGCGCCCGTATCAGCGCCCAGTGGCCCCTGCAGCGCAAGCGGCCGCTGGCCGACGTGGTGCTCGACAACCGCAGCGGTGTCGAGGCCCTGGAGGCCGGCCTGGCCGCCGCGCTGGCGAAGGGGACCGACGGAGACCGGATCGGCACGCCCACCTAG
- a CDS encoding serine hydrolase, whose amino-acid sequence MRSDHPGLPVSGSLSWPLRSITKSFTVTLLLKLADEGRLDLDDPVGRYVRGVPNGDAVTLRDLAAMTSGLPDYTTPAFFEAFQANPRRIFSARELLAFAWRQPLQGQPGEEAVYTNVNTLLLGEVIRAVTGRSFERSLRRQVLRPLGLRQTLVTPDQRRWPRPRPVGYQREDGQLTPQPGNLSIFRAAGEMLATLPDLRRWAGMLGRGRLLSRSTAAERRSSAQPLVEGPEYDSYGLGLGSLEGWWGHTGEGLGFTALVMYEPRSRARAAIAMNISNLPAGHPPTRLFRRLARTLKRDGITGAFQRQQGTGGQEAPLPVKQLDAALEQTVRRFGIPGVAAGVWLPGGRRWRRFSGEAVLGSSGSGVERQRAGQGLPWVEEASAL is encoded by the coding sequence ATGCGCTCCGATCACCCCGGCCTGCCCGTGAGCGGGAGCCTCAGCTGGCCGCTGCGCTCGATCACCAAGTCGTTCACCGTCACGCTGCTGCTCAAGCTCGCGGATGAAGGCCGTCTCGATCTCGACGATCCCGTGGGCCGCTACGTGCGTGGGGTGCCGAACGGCGATGCGGTGACCTTGCGCGACCTGGCTGCCATGACCAGCGGCCTGCCGGACTACACCACTCCCGCCTTCTTCGAGGCCTTTCAAGCCAACCCCCGGCGGATCTTCTCGGCGCGGGAGCTGCTGGCGTTCGCCTGGCGCCAGCCCCTGCAGGGCCAGCCCGGTGAGGAAGCGGTGTACACGAACGTGAACACGTTGCTGCTGGGGGAGGTGATCCGCGCGGTGACCGGCCGCAGCTTCGAGCGCAGCCTGCGGCGCCAGGTGCTCAGGCCGCTGGGGTTGCGCCAGACCCTGGTGACGCCGGACCAGCGCCGCTGGCCCAGGCCCCGTCCGGTGGGCTACCAGCGGGAGGACGGGCAGCTCACCCCCCAGCCCGGCAACCTCTCGATCTTCCGCGCCGCCGGCGAGATGCTGGCCACCCTGCCGGATCTGCGCCGCTGGGCCGGCATGCTCGGCCGCGGCCGCCTGCTCAGCCGCTCCACGGCGGCCGAGCGCCGATCCTCTGCCCAGCCGCTGGTCGAGGGGCCGGAGTACGACAGCTACGGCCTCGGCCTCGGCAGCCTCGAGGGCTGGTGGGGACACACCGGCGAGGGACTCGGCTTCACCGCCCTGGTGATGTACGAACCCCGCTCCCGGGCGCGGGCGGCCATCGCCATGAACATCTCCAATCTGCCGGCCGGCCACCCGCCGACGCGGCTGTTCCGGCGGCTCGCCCGCACCCTGAAGCGCGATGGGATCACAGGCGCATTCCAACGACAGCAGGGCACTGGCGGGCAGGAAGCTCCCCTGCCGGTGAAGCAGCTCGATGCCGCCCTGGAGCAGACCGTGCGGCGGTTCGGCATCCCCGGCGTGGCGGCCGGGGTGTGGCTGCCGGGTGGGCGGCGCTGGCGGCGGTTCAGCGGCGAGGCGGTGCTGGGTTCCAGCGGGTCAGGGGTGGAACGGCAGCGTGCGGGACAGGGGCTGCCCTGGGTGGAGGAGGCCTCGGCGCTCTGA
- the gatB gene encoding Asp-tRNA(Asn)/Glu-tRNA(Gln) amidotransferase subunit GatB, with the protein MAGTAPTAAPPATPQDHHGAGSEAGAAAWEAVIGLETHVQLGTASKIFTAASTAFGDDPNTHIDPVVCGLPGTLPVLNQRVLEYAVKAAMALNLHIAEHSKFDRKQYFYPDLPKNYQISQFDEPIAEDGWIEVEVAEKGKETYTKRIGIERLHMEEDAGKLVHAGSDRLAGSTHSLVDYNRAGVALAEIVSKPDLRTGREAAEYASEIRRIMRYLGVSDGNMQEGSLRCDVNISVRRGPDAPFGTKVEIKNMNSFSAIQKACDYEIQRQIKAYEAGEPVVQETRLWDEGKQLTKSMRSKEGSSDYRYFPDPDLGPIEVTPQQREAWRAELPELPAAKRHRYAEQLGLSAYDARVLTDERPMAEYFEAAVAAGADAKATANWITGDIAAHVNANRLSYTDLPLRPEQLAEMIELIENGTISGKIAKELLPELLQQGGSAKAIVAERGLGMISDPAAITAIVEELLAAHPGEVEAFRGGKTKLQGFFVGQLMKKTGGKADPKLANRILAEKLKG; encoded by the coding sequence ATGGCAGGCACCGCCCCGACTGCAGCCCCTCCGGCCACACCCCAGGACCACCATGGGGCTGGCTCTGAGGCAGGAGCTGCGGCCTGGGAGGCCGTGATCGGCCTGGAAACCCATGTGCAGCTCGGCACCGCCAGCAAGATCTTCACCGCGGCGTCCACCGCCTTCGGCGACGATCCCAACACCCACATCGACCCGGTGGTGTGCGGCCTGCCCGGCACCCTGCCGGTGCTCAATCAGCGGGTGCTGGAGTACGCGGTGAAGGCCGCCATGGCGCTGAATCTGCACATCGCCGAACACAGCAAGTTCGACCGCAAGCAATACTTCTATCCCGATCTGCCGAAGAACTACCAGATCTCCCAGTTCGACGAGCCGATCGCCGAAGACGGCTGGATCGAGGTGGAGGTGGCGGAGAAGGGCAAGGAGACCTACACCAAGCGCATTGGCATCGAGCGCCTCCACATGGAGGAGGATGCCGGCAAGCTCGTGCATGCCGGCAGCGACCGTCTGGCCGGCTCCACCCACTCCCTGGTGGACTACAACCGCGCCGGGGTGGCCCTGGCCGAGATCGTGAGCAAACCCGATCTGCGCACCGGCCGCGAGGCGGCGGAGTATGCCTCCGAGATCCGCCGGATCATGCGCTACCTCGGCGTGAGCGACGGCAACATGCAGGAAGGTTCCCTGCGCTGCGACGTCAACATCTCCGTGCGGCGCGGGCCTGACGCCCCCTTCGGCACGAAGGTGGAGATCAAGAACATGAACTCCTTCTCGGCGATCCAGAAGGCCTGCGACTACGAGATCCAGCGGCAGATCAAGGCCTACGAGGCCGGTGAACCGGTGGTGCAGGAAACCCGCCTCTGGGATGAGGGCAAGCAGCTCACCAAGAGCATGCGCTCCAAGGAAGGCAGCAGCGATTACCGCTACTTCCCGGATCCCGATCTGGGGCCGATCGAGGTCACCCCGCAGCAGCGGGAGGCCTGGCGCGCCGAGCTGCCCGAGCTGCCGGCCGCCAAGCGCCATCGCTACGCCGAGCAGCTGGGGCTGAGCGCCTACGACGCCCGTGTGCTCACCGATGAGCGCCCCATGGCGGAGTACTTCGAGGCGGCGGTGGCCGCGGGAGCCGACGCCAAGGCCACCGCCAACTGGATCACCGGCGACATCGCCGCCCATGTGAATGCCAACCGGCTCTCCTACACCGACCTGCCGCTGCGGCCCGAGCAGCTGGCCGAGATGATCGAGCTGATCGAGAACGGCACCATCAGCGGCAAGATCGCCAAGGAGCTGTTGCCGGAACTGCTGCAGCAAGGCGGCTCCGCCAAGGCGATCGTGGCCGAGCGCGGCCTGGGGATGATCAGCGATCCCGCCGCGATCACCGCCATCGTGGAGGAGCTGCTGGCAGCCCACCCCGGCGAGGTGGAGGCGTTCCGCGGCGGCAAGACCAAGCTGCAGGGCTTCTTCGTGGGGCAGCTGATGAAGAAGACCGGCGGCAAGGCCGATCCCAAGCTGGCGAACCGGATCCTGGCCGAGAAGCTCAAGGGCTGA
- the argJ gene encoding bifunctional glutamate N-acetyltransferase/amino-acid acetyltransferase ArgJ, whose protein sequence is MAAGQDGDSHPAAVTPSWHPIPGGLTAPKGFLAAGITAGLKPSGNPDLSLLLAPEGAVCAGTFTTSRVRAACVDLCAERLQASGGRARAVLTNSGQANACTGDRGLIDSLRATDALAARLGLEAEQVLLCSTGVIGVPIPMDTLLAGLDPLVAALSSEGGAAAATAILTTDLVAKEIALEAELGGRRVRIGGCAKGSGMIHPAMATMLGTLSCDAGVPAELWRAMVKRAVDRSFNAITVDGDTSTNDTYLAFAAGEPLGPEHFEALEAGLTAVSQHLAKAIARDGEGATCLIEVQVDGAADEAGARAIARTICGSSLVKCAVHGRDPNWGRIVAAAGRAGVAFDPEAVALWLGDHQLMAAGQPLPFDRPAASAYLRSRAAGAYLGGSGPGGDTVLIRLLVGDGPGAGVAWGCDLSDQYVRINADYTT, encoded by the coding sequence ATGGCGGCTGGGCAGGATGGAGACAGTCATCCTGCCGCCGTGACCCCTTCCTGGCACCCGATTCCCGGCGGCCTCACTGCGCCGAAGGGCTTTCTGGCGGCGGGCATCACCGCCGGCCTCAAGCCCTCCGGCAATCCCGATCTCTCCCTGCTGCTGGCGCCCGAGGGTGCCGTGTGCGCCGGCACCTTCACCACCTCGCGGGTGCGGGCCGCCTGCGTGGACCTCTGCGCCGAGCGGCTGCAGGCCTCGGGCGGCAGGGCCCGGGCGGTGCTCACCAATTCCGGTCAGGCCAACGCCTGCACGGGGGATCGGGGCCTGATCGACAGCCTGCGGGCCACCGACGCCCTGGCGGCCCGGCTGGGCCTGGAGGCCGAGCAGGTGCTGCTCTGCTCCACCGGCGTGATCGGCGTGCCGATTCCGATGGACACCCTCCTGGCGGGCCTCGATCCGCTGGTGGCGGCGCTCAGCTCGGAGGGGGGCGCGGCTGCGGCCACCGCCATCCTCACCACCGACCTGGTGGCCAAGGAGATCGCCCTCGAGGCGGAGCTGGGCGGGCGGAGGGTGCGGATCGGCGGCTGCGCCAAGGGTTCGGGGATGATCCACCCCGCCATGGCCACCATGCTGGGCACCCTCAGCTGCGATGCCGGCGTGCCGGCCGAGCTGTGGCGGGCGATGGTGAAGCGGGCGGTGGATCGCTCCTTCAACGCGATCACGGTGGACGGCGACACCAGCACCAATGACACCTACCTGGCCTTTGCCGCCGGCGAGCCCCTGGGGCCGGAACATTTCGAGGCCCTGGAGGCCGGCCTCACGGCGGTGTCGCAGCACCTGGCCAAGGCGATCGCCCGCGACGGCGAGGGTGCCACCTGCCTGATCGAGGTGCAGGTGGATGGCGCCGCCGACGAGGCCGGCGCCCGCGCCATCGCCCGCACCATCTGCGGCTCCTCGCTGGTGAAGTGCGCCGTGCACGGCCGCGATCCCAACTGGGGACGGATCGTGGCCGCGGCGGGACGGGCCGGCGTGGCCTTCGATCCGGAGGCGGTGGCCCTGTGGCTGGGGGATCACCAGCTGATGGCGGCCGGCCAACCCCTGCCCTTCGACCGCCCGGCGGCGTCCGCTTACCTCCGGTCGCGGGCCGCCGGCGCCTATCTGGGCGGCAGCGGCCCGGGGGGCGACACCGTGCTGATCCGTCTGCTGGTGGGCGACGGCCCCGGCGCCGGCGTGGCCTGGGGCTGCGACCTCTCGGATCAGTACGTGCGGATCAACGCCGACTACACCACATGA
- a CDS encoding FAD-dependent oxidoreductase, whose amino-acid sequence MGLSIAHHLARQGRAVRVLSRRRQEAAGFVAAGMLAPHAEGLEGPLLSLGQRSLARIPAWVAAIEADSGLSCGLRPCGIVVPFTTAEARDAYATARWGQCLDRQGLEQEVPGIGHAWQAGLLFPQDGQIDNRRRLMRALERACVERGVRFDEGAEVLDLATDGQGALAAVRWRGADGRPRELPCEQAVLSGGAWSSQLLPQLPIAPVKGQMLSLQGPRNALARVIFGPGTYLVPRNDGLVVVGATSEPEAGFSPGLTPAGQRQLEEGLAALLPAAGSWPSMERWWGFRPCTPDEAPLLGPGPLAGLWLAAGHHRNGVLLAAITAALVGESLLGRALPAEDQRLLEAFRWDRFSRPAGSAA is encoded by the coding sequence ATGGGACTCTCCATCGCGCACCACCTGGCGCGGCAGGGCAGAGCGGTGCGGGTGCTCAGCCGCCGCCGGCAGGAAGCCGCCGGCTTCGTGGCCGCCGGCATGCTCGCCCCCCACGCCGAGGGACTGGAAGGCCCGCTGCTCAGCCTGGGCCAGCGCTCCCTGGCGCGGATCCCCGCCTGGGTGGCCGCGATCGAGGCCGACTCCGGCCTGAGCTGCGGGCTCCGGCCCTGCGGCATCGTGGTGCCCTTCACCACGGCCGAGGCCCGCGACGCCTACGCCACCGCCCGCTGGGGTCAATGCCTCGACCGGCAGGGGCTGGAGCAGGAGGTGCCCGGCATCGGCCACGCCTGGCAGGCCGGCCTGCTCTTCCCTCAGGACGGCCAGATCGACAACCGCCGGCGCCTGATGCGGGCCCTGGAGCGGGCCTGCGTGGAGCGGGGGGTGCGGTTCGACGAGGGGGCCGAGGTGCTGGATCTGGCCACCGACGGCCAAGGCGCCCTGGCGGCGGTGCGGTGGCGGGGAGCTGACGGACGCCCCCGGGAGCTGCCGTGCGAGCAGGCGGTGCTGAGCGGGGGAGCCTGGAGCAGCCAGCTGCTGCCCCAGCTGCCGATCGCCCCCGTCAAGGGGCAGATGCTGTCGCTGCAGGGGCCCCGCAACGCGCTCGCTCGGGTGATCTTCGGACCCGGCACCTACCTGGTGCCCCGCAACGATGGGCTGGTGGTGGTGGGCGCCACCTCCGAACCGGAGGCGGGTTTCAGCCCCGGGCTCACGCCCGCCGGCCAGCGGCAGCTCGAGGAGGGCCTCGCCGCCCTGCTGCCCGCGGCCGGGAGCTGGCCGTCGATGGAGCGCTGGTGGGGCTTTCGCCCCTGCACCCCGGACGAGGCGCCTCTTCTGGGGCCGGGCCCCCTGGCCGGCCTCTGGCTGGCGGCGGGCCACCACCGCAACGGGGTGCTGCTGGCCGCCATCACCGCTGCCCTGGTGGGGGAGTCCCTGCTGGGCCGGGCCCTGCCGGCGGAGGACCAGCGGCTGCTGGAGGCCTTCCGCTGGGACCGCTTCAGCCGGCCGGCAGGGTCTGCAGCGTGA
- a CDS encoding iron dicitrate transport regulator FecR produces the protein MLNRRIRALLLVLPLPLALPLSLAFGSAPARAMPASTLAQGATGRAVQATVLQILDRPELFIEQRRARVKDVAHEPETLSTRDTRAQLQFHTGAGARINRQSRLKLGSGCLLLDQGQLLVSGRQDGCTRSMRVSVRGTTYILEAFENGDTAVTSLQGRLELVRLRDGAPTDEAPVLLESGQRLRLLQALDLTTVIPLTPQDYQAILEGPLFRGFEPRLPAQGALEDYLNANVPGVRLPRPEPRAAGGRPPFSFGFGFGFGGGGGGGGDGPRPGGSRPGPQDAYPNSR, from the coding sequence GTGCTGAACCGTCGAATCCGCGCCCTGCTTCTGGTGCTGCCGCTGCCCCTCGCCCTGCCGCTGTCACTCGCTTTCGGCAGTGCACCGGCCCGTGCCATGCCGGCCTCCACCCTCGCCCAGGGCGCCACCGGTCGAGCGGTGCAGGCCACCGTGCTGCAGATCCTGGACCGGCCCGAACTGTTCATCGAGCAGCGCCGCGCCCGGGTGAAGGATGTGGCCCACGAGCCCGAGACCCTCAGCACCCGCGACACCCGCGCCCAGCTGCAGTTCCACACCGGTGCCGGGGCCCGGATCAACCGCCAGTCGCGGCTGAAGCTGGGCAGCGGCTGCCTGCTGCTCGATCAGGGACAGCTGCTGGTGTCCGGACGGCAGGACGGCTGCACCCGCTCGATGCGGGTGAGCGTGCGGGGCACCACCTACATCCTGGAGGCCTTCGAGAACGGCGACACGGCGGTGACCTCCCTGCAGGGACGCCTCGAACTGGTGCGGCTGCGGGATGGCGCACCCACGGACGAGGCCCCCGTGCTGCTGGAGAGCGGTCAGCGCCTGCGGCTGCTGCAGGCCCTGGACCTCACCACCGTGATCCCCCTCACGCCCCAGGACTACCAGGCCATCCTGGAGGGGCCCCTGTTCCGGGGCTTCGAGCCGCGACTCCCCGCCCAGGGCGCCCTGGAGGACTACCTCAACGCCAACGTGCCGGGCGTGCGCCTGCCGCGGCCCGAGCCCCGGGCCGCGGGCGGCCGGCCGCCCTTCTCGTTCGGCTTCGGGTTCGGCTTCGGTGGCGGAGGAGGTGGCGGCGGCGATGGGCCCCGGCCCGGGGGCAGCCGTCCCGGGCCGCAGGACGCCTACCCGAACAGCCGCTGA
- a CDS encoding AarF/ABC1/UbiB kinase family protein, protein MIRRPLRIWWLALRLATGLWWDGQRWTYPGGPTPERRSRRARRRARWLTQEFLALGSAFIKLGQLLSARPDVLPAELVEELAALQDRVPAFPFTVVQALLEQELGERCAEIIDLQESPLGSASLAQVHRASLRSGRQVVLKVQRPGLEKLFRLDLEVLQQVARVVQRHPRWGRGRDWVGIAQECRRVLLRELDFRLEAEHAARFRQQFLDDPGIRIPAVVWELSSRRVLCLDYVPGIKITDRQALLDAGVVPAAVAEKGAASYLQQLVRFGFFHADPHPGNLAVAPDGALIYYDFGMMGQLSSRLRSRLGRMVRAAAGRDASALVEELQAAGVIAAEVDPGPVRRLVRVMLNDALTPPFSANVLEKLSGDLYDLVYGQPFRVPPELIFVMRALSTFEGVGRSLDPGFSLVAIARPYLLPLMTSSGNGGDLFGELSRQAAAVGSRALGIPRRLDENLARIEQGDLQVQIRAGETDRLLRRLALAQQSAGQAMLLAGLAVAAAVLAASRQPALVAVPLLAGLPVGLGWLKLQARLSRDGRLDQIPGMAATSASPSAQASQPQSSAATD, encoded by the coding sequence GTGATCCGGCGCCCCTTGCGCATCTGGTGGCTGGCCCTGCGGCTGGCCACCGGCCTCTGGTGGGATGGCCAGCGCTGGACCTATCCCGGCGGTCCCACGCCCGAACGGCGCAGCCGGCGGGCCCGCCGCCGCGCCCGCTGGCTCACCCAGGAATTCCTGGCCCTCGGCTCGGCCTTCATCAAGCTCGGCCAGCTGCTCTCGGCCCGGCCGGATGTGCTGCCGGCCGAACTGGTGGAGGAGCTCGCCGCCCTGCAGGACCGGGTTCCCGCCTTCCCCTTCACCGTGGTGCAGGCCCTGCTGGAGCAGGAGCTCGGCGAGCGCTGCGCCGAGATCATCGACCTGCAGGAGAGCCCGCTCGGCTCCGCCAGCCTGGCCCAGGTGCACCGCGCCAGTCTGCGCAGCGGCCGCCAGGTGGTTCTGAAGGTGCAGCGTCCTGGCCTGGAGAAGTTGTTCCGCCTCGATCTGGAGGTGCTGCAGCAGGTGGCCCGGGTTGTGCAGCGCCATCCGCGCTGGGGTCGGGGCCGCGACTGGGTGGGCATCGCCCAGGAGTGCCGCCGCGTGCTGCTGCGGGAGCTGGATTTCCGGCTCGAGGCCGAGCACGCCGCCCGCTTCCGCCAGCAGTTCCTCGATGACCCCGGCATCCGCATCCCGGCGGTGGTGTGGGAACTCAGCTCCCGCCGCGTGCTCTGCCTCGACTACGTGCCCGGCATCAAGATCACCGACCGCCAGGCCCTGCTCGACGCTGGTGTGGTGCCCGCCGCGGTGGCCGAGAAGGGTGCGGCCAGCTACCTGCAGCAGCTGGTGCGCTTCGGCTTCTTCCACGCCGACCCCCACCCGGGCAACCTGGCCGTTGCCCCGGATGGGGCCCTCATCTACTACGACTTCGGGATGATGGGCCAGCTTTCGAGCCGCCTGCGCTCACGGCTGGGGCGCATGGTGCGGGCCGCCGCTGGGCGCGATGCCTCGGCCCTGGTGGAGGAGCTCCAGGCTGCCGGGGTGATCGCCGCCGAAGTGGACCCCGGCCCGGTGCGCCGGCTGGTGCGGGTGATGCTCAACGACGCCCTCACGCCCCCCTTCTCCGCCAACGTGCTGGAGAAGCTCTCCGGAGATCTCTACGACCTCGTGTACGGCCAGCCCTTCCGGGTGCCGCCGGAGCTGATCTTCGTGATGCGGGCCCTCTCCACCTTCGAGGGGGTGGGTCGCAGCCTCGATCCCGGCTTTAGCCTGGTGGCCATTGCCCGCCCTTACCTGCTCCCCCTGATGACCTCCAGCGGCAACGGCGGCGATCTGTTCGGTGAACTCTCCCGCCAGGCCGCCGCGGTGGGCAGCCGGGCCCTCGGCATCCCGCGCCGGCTCGATGAGAACCTGGCCCGCATCGAGCAGGGCGACCTGCAGGTGCAGATCCGCGCCGGGGAAACCGACCGGCTGCTGCGCCGTCTCGCCCTGGCGCAGCAGTCGGCCGGCCAGGCCATGCTCCTGGCCGGTCTGGCCGTGGCGGCCGCCGTGCTGGCCGCCAGCCGCCAGCCGGCCCTGGTGGCCGTGCCCCTGCTGGCGGGGCTGCCGGTGGGCCTGGGCTGGCTGAAGCTGCAGGCCCGCCTGTCTCGGGATGGCCGCCTGGATCAGATTCCCGGCATGGCCGCCACCAGCGCCTCCCCGTCGGCCCAGGCATCCCAGCCCCAGTCCAGCGCTGCGACGGACTGA